One genomic region from Mycobacterium basiliense encodes:
- a CDS encoding DUF6131 family protein yields the protein MVVVGAVLLILGFVFGIHLLTVLGVILLVIGAVLWIMGSMGRPVAGRRYWY from the coding sequence ATGGTTGTCGTCGGTGCTGTCTTGCTTATCCTCGGATTTGTCTTTGGCATCCATTTGCTGACCGTGCTCGGAGTCATCTTGCTGGTGATCGGCGCGGTGCTGTGGATCATGGGATCCATGGGGCGCCCGGTCGCCGGCCGGCGCTACTGGTACTAA
- a CDS encoding alkyl/aryl-sulfatase: MPVDHKPPTAAIESAHGQHSLPFQDTRDFDDADRGFIAALSPCVIKAADGRVVWDNDVYSFLGGPAPTSVHPSLWRQSTLAAKQGLYEVVPGIYQVRGFDLSNISFIEGDTGIIVIDPLVSTEVAAAALSLYRTHRGGDRPVVAVIYTHSHVDHFGGVLGVTSQHDVDAGRVQILAPEGFTEHAVQENVYAGPAMTRRATYMYGTLLARGPQEQVGCGLGQTPSTGEVAIINPTVDIRTTGERHTIDGVEIEFQMAPGTEAPAEMHFYFPKFRALCMAENATHNLHNLLTLRGALVRDPHGWSGYLTEAIDTFAQRTDVVFASHHWPTWGRDRIVEFLSLQRDLYAYLHDQTLRLLNHGYTGVEIAEMFQMPPALEQAWHTHGYYGSVSHNVKAVYQRYMGWFDGNPGRLWPHPPEALAPRYVEAMGGIDRVVELAQDAFDSGDFRWAATLLDHAVFADSEHPAARALYADTLEQMGYGAENATWRNFFMCGAAELRDGVMGTAVQATSPALLTQLTPEQIFDSLAIRINGPRSWDLDITIDVTFEDLNANYRLALRNGVLIHRKIAADEATASVTVKLHSKSRLLAVAMGDFSSPGIEVSGDQAVLQALAGVLDEPNPSFNIIVP, encoded by the coding sequence GTGCCAGTGGACCACAAACCTCCTACCGCGGCGATCGAATCGGCTCACGGCCAACACTCCCTGCCATTCCAGGACACGCGAGATTTTGACGACGCCGACCGCGGATTCATTGCCGCTCTGAGCCCCTGTGTCATCAAGGCGGCCGATGGTCGAGTGGTATGGGACAACGACGTCTATTCGTTTCTCGGAGGCCCCGCGCCCACATCGGTGCATCCCAGCCTGTGGCGACAATCGACGCTGGCTGCCAAACAAGGGCTCTACGAAGTGGTGCCGGGCATCTACCAGGTCCGCGGATTCGACCTGTCCAACATCAGCTTCATTGAGGGCGACACCGGAATTATCGTCATCGATCCATTGGTGTCCACCGAGGTGGCCGCCGCCGCGTTGAGCTTGTATCGGACCCACCGCGGTGGTGACCGTCCCGTCGTGGCGGTGATCTACACGCACAGCCACGTCGACCATTTTGGTGGCGTGCTGGGCGTTACCTCACAGCACGATGTGGACGCGGGAAGAGTCCAGATCCTGGCTCCGGAAGGGTTCACCGAGCACGCCGTCCAGGAGAACGTCTACGCCGGCCCGGCCATGACTCGCCGCGCGACCTATATGTACGGGACCCTGCTGGCCCGCGGTCCGCAAGAGCAGGTGGGCTGTGGGCTTGGTCAAACCCCGTCGACGGGTGAGGTCGCCATCATTAACCCGACAGTCGACATCCGGACGACGGGTGAGCGGCACACCATCGACGGGGTTGAGATCGAATTCCAGATGGCACCGGGCACCGAGGCCCCCGCCGAGATGCACTTCTATTTCCCGAAATTCCGCGCGTTGTGCATGGCCGAGAACGCCACCCATAACCTGCACAATCTGCTGACGCTGCGCGGCGCGCTGGTGCGCGACCCGCATGGCTGGTCGGGCTACCTCACCGAGGCGATTGACACCTTCGCGCAACGCACCGATGTGGTGTTCGCCTCCCACCATTGGCCCACCTGGGGGCGCGACCGCATCGTCGAATTCCTCTCGCTGCAAAGGGATTTGTACGCCTATTTGCACGACCAGACATTGCGGCTGCTCAACCACGGTTACACAGGTGTGGAGATCGCCGAAATGTTCCAGATGCCACCGGCATTGGAGCAGGCCTGGCACACCCATGGGTATTACGGGTCGGTCAGTCACAATGTAAAGGCGGTTTACCAGCGCTACATGGGCTGGTTCGACGGCAACCCCGGGCGGCTGTGGCCCCATCCTCCCGAAGCGCTCGCACCACGTTACGTCGAGGCAATGGGTGGGATTGACCGTGTGGTAGAACTCGCCCAGGATGCGTTCGACTCCGGCGACTTCCGTTGGGCGGCTACGCTACTCGATCACGCGGTATTCGCTGACAGTGAGCACCCCGCCGCCCGCGCCCTCTATGCCGACACCCTCGAACAGATGGGGTACGGTGCCGAGAACGCGACCTGGCGCAACTTTTTCATGTGTGGGGCAGCCGAATTGCGCGACGGCGTCATGGGCACCGCCGTTCAGGCGACCTCGCCTGCGCTGCTCACCCAGCTCACGCCGGAGCAGATCTTCGACAGCCTTGCCATCCGCATCAACGGCCCGCGCAGCTGGGATCTCGACATCACCATCGACGTGACGTTCGAGGACCTCAACGCCAACTACCGCCTCGCACTGCGTAACGGTGTGCTGATTCATCGCAAGATCGCTGCCGACGAAGCGACGGCGTCAGTTACCGTCAAGCTGCACAGCAAGTCTCGGCTGCTGGCGGTGGCCATGGGTGATTTCAGTTCACCCGGGATCGAGGTCTCCGGTGACCAGGCGGTGTTGCAGGCCCTGGCCGGCGTGCTCGACGAACCCAACCCAAGTTTCAACATCATCGTCCCTTAG
- a CDS encoding TetR/AcrR family transcriptional regulator, which produces MNNRVTAAVERALDDRQREATEEVERILAATVRVMERVAPEPPRVSDIVAEAGTSNKAFYRYFAGKDDLILAVMERGVAIVVSYLQHQMAKETRPQDKIARWIEGALAQVADPHLISMSRAAAGQLTAATNWRGADQDMMRPLRELLVAPVTALGSSDVERDVNTVFGCTVATMRRYVGSTERPGPTDIAHLVRFCLLGLGVG; this is translated from the coding sequence ATGAACAATCGGGTCACTGCGGCGGTCGAGCGCGCGCTCGACGACCGCCAGCGCGAAGCCACCGAGGAGGTCGAACGAATCCTGGCGGCCACGGTTCGGGTAATGGAGCGGGTCGCACCAGAACCTCCCCGCGTCAGCGACATCGTCGCCGAGGCCGGCACCTCGAACAAGGCGTTTTACCGCTACTTCGCCGGCAAGGACGACCTCATCCTGGCCGTCATGGAGCGCGGCGTGGCGATCGTGGTGTCCTACCTCCAGCATCAGATGGCCAAGGAGACCCGTCCGCAAGACAAGATCGCGCGGTGGATCGAGGGCGCCCTGGCCCAAGTCGCCGACCCGCATCTGATCAGCATGAGTCGTGCCGCCGCCGGACAGCTGACCGCGGCAACCAATTGGCGCGGCGCCGACCAGGACATGATGCGGCCGTTGCGTGAGTTGCTGGTTGCCCCCGTCACGGCGCTGGGCAGCAGCGACGTCGAGCGCGACGTGAACACCGTATTCGGCTGTACGGTAGCCACCATGCGCCGCTACGTGGGTTCCACCGAGCGGCCCGGCCCCACCGACATTGCGCATCTGGTGCGGTTCTGCCTGCTCGGGTTGGGGGTCGGCTGA
- a CDS encoding acyl-CoA dehydrogenase family protein — MAWDFCTEPEFEKKLEWIREFVRDEVEPLEVLFPGCEFLPLNDERRRIVDPLKQRVRDEGLWAPHLSPELGGQGFGAVKLTLINEILGRSPWAPIVFGTQAPDTGNAEIIARFGTREQKERYLDGLLSGEIFSCFSMTEPQGGADPRVFTTRAVRDGSDNGDWVITGRKYFSSNASVASFFIVVAITDPAVPVHRGASTFLVPAGTKGLTIAANHHLVGALPHEPGHSLVHYDEVRVGSDALLGEPGQGFLILQTRLAGGRLHHAMRSIGMAQRAVEMMSRRAKSRFTQGSSLADKQLVQAFIADSYTELMPFRLAVLHAAWLIDTAGEHAARTEIGACKILASQVLKSIGLRAIQVHGALGTTDQLPLVNVLLGGVALGLADGPTEAHKVNLARMLLKNYEPEDPEWPSESLAIRREAARVKYGDLVDRVPALPDSP; from the coding sequence ATGGCCTGGGACTTCTGCACCGAACCCGAGTTCGAGAAGAAACTCGAGTGGATCCGGGAGTTTGTGCGCGACGAGGTGGAGCCACTTGAAGTGCTGTTCCCGGGCTGTGAGTTCCTGCCGCTCAACGACGAACGCCGACGCATCGTCGATCCGCTCAAACAGCGGGTCCGCGACGAGGGGTTGTGGGCTCCACATTTGAGCCCCGAGCTGGGCGGTCAGGGTTTCGGCGCGGTGAAGCTGACGTTGATCAACGAGATTCTGGGCCGCAGTCCCTGGGCACCGATCGTGTTCGGCACCCAAGCACCCGACACCGGGAATGCGGAGATCATCGCGCGGTTTGGCACCCGGGAGCAAAAGGAGCGGTATCTGGACGGATTGCTCTCCGGCGAGATCTTCTCCTGCTTTTCGATGACCGAGCCGCAGGGCGGTGCCGACCCGCGTGTCTTCACGACCCGCGCCGTACGAGACGGCTCGGACAATGGGGACTGGGTAATCACCGGGCGCAAGTACTTCTCGTCCAACGCTTCGGTCGCGTCGTTCTTCATCGTCGTCGCAATCACCGACCCCGCAGTGCCGGTTCATCGCGGTGCATCGACCTTCCTGGTCCCTGCCGGGACGAAAGGCCTGACCATCGCGGCCAACCACCATCTGGTGGGTGCACTTCCGCATGAACCGGGACATTCCCTGGTGCACTACGACGAGGTTCGAGTGGGCTCCGACGCGCTGTTGGGGGAGCCCGGTCAGGGCTTTCTGATCCTGCAAACCCGGCTGGCCGGTGGCCGGCTGCATCACGCGATGCGGTCTATCGGAATGGCGCAGCGCGCGGTCGAGATGATGTCGCGACGCGCGAAAAGCCGTTTCACCCAGGGCAGCTCGCTGGCCGACAAACAGTTGGTACAGGCGTTCATCGCCGACTCGTATACCGAGCTGATGCCGTTCCGGCTGGCGGTGCTGCACGCGGCCTGGCTGATCGACACCGCCGGTGAGCACGCCGCGCGCACCGAGATCGGCGCCTGCAAGATCCTGGCGTCGCAAGTGCTCAAGTCGATTGGCTTGCGCGCCATTCAGGTGCACGGTGCGTTGGGCACCACCGATCAGCTGCCGTTGGTCAACGTGCTGCTCGGCGGCGTCGCGCTGGGCTTGGCCGACGGACCCACCGAAGCACATAAGGTGAACCTGGCCCGGATGCTGCTGAAGAACTACGAACCCGAAGACCCGGAGTGGCCCAGCGAATCGTTGGCCATCCGCCGCGAGGCCGCCCGCGTCAAATACGGCGATCTCGTCGATCGCGTTCCCGCCCTGCCCGATTCGCCATGA
- a CDS encoding phosphotransferase family protein: MAAAGGIALDADVIGRFLDAQPAVPATPDSGGELVLEQLSGGSQNTLYLIRRGGQRMVLRMPGPRADTARIDGLLREIRLVRALSGTDVPHAELIAADEAGSVLGLPFYVMRAIDGWSPMDGGWPAPFDTDLPARRGLAFQLVEGAARLGRVDWRAQGLEGFGRPEGFHDRQVDRWLSFLAAYRVRELPGLDEASDWLRDNRPRHYTPGIMHGDYQFANVMFGHGAPAQLAAIVDWEMTTVGDPLLDLAWALLGYDGEAPRADGFYLDMRGMPRRSELLEHYEKVSGLSTENIDYYLVLANWKLGIVLEKTYAAAVRTGKVDPKVSAAFESMIPRLIATAAELARSLPSRRR; this comes from the coding sequence ATGGCGGCTGCGGGCGGAATAGCACTGGATGCCGATGTCATCGGCCGATTTCTCGATGCCCAGCCCGCCGTCCCGGCCACCCCGGATAGCGGCGGGGAGCTGGTGCTCGAGCAACTGAGCGGCGGATCGCAGAACACCCTGTACCTGATTCGCCGCGGCGGCCAGCGCATGGTGCTGCGGATGCCCGGCCCCCGCGCCGACACCGCCCGGATCGACGGGTTGTTGCGAGAGATCCGTTTGGTGCGGGCTCTGTCGGGCACCGATGTGCCGCACGCGGAGCTCATCGCCGCCGACGAAGCCGGCTCGGTGCTCGGTTTGCCGTTCTATGTGATGCGGGCCATCGACGGCTGGAGCCCGATGGACGGCGGGTGGCCAGCGCCGTTCGACACCGACCTGCCGGCCCGGCGCGGGCTAGCGTTCCAGCTCGTCGAAGGCGCCGCCAGATTGGGCCGGGTGGATTGGCGCGCCCAAGGCCTGGAAGGCTTCGGCCGTCCGGAGGGCTTCCACGACCGGCAGGTCGATCGCTGGCTGAGTTTCCTCGCGGCGTACCGCGTGCGCGAACTTCCCGGCCTGGACGAAGCGTCGGACTGGCTACGCGACAACCGCCCGCGGCACTACACCCCCGGCATCATGCACGGCGACTACCAGTTCGCCAACGTGATGTTCGGCCACGGGGCGCCGGCCCAACTGGCCGCGATCGTGGATTGGGAGATGACCACGGTCGGTGATCCGCTGCTGGATTTGGCCTGGGCGCTGCTGGGCTATGACGGCGAGGCGCCCCGCGCCGACGGGTTCTACCTGGACATGCGCGGGATGCCACGGCGCAGCGAATTGCTGGAGCATTATGAGAAGGTCAGCGGGTTGTCCACCGAAAACATCGACTACTACCTGGTGCTGGCCAATTGGAAGCTCGGGATCGTGCTGGAGAAGACCTACGCCGCCGCGGTGCGTACCGGAAAGGTTGATCCCAAGGTCAGCGCGGCGTTCGAGTCGATGATTCCGCGGCTGATCGCCACGGCCGCCGAACTGGCCCGGTCGCTGCCGAGCAGGAGACGCTGA
- the tcrX gene encoding two-component system response regulator TcrX, whose amino-acid sequence MCRADGQPVSVLVVDDEPVLAEMVSMALRYEGWNITTAADGSSAIAAARTERPDVVVLDVMLPDMSGLDVLHKLRKENPHLPVLLLTAKDAVEDRIAGLTAGGDDYVTKPFSIEEVVLRLRALLRRTGVTTVDSGAQLVVGDLVLDEDSHEVTRAGELIALTSTEFELLRFMMRNSKRVLSKAQILDRVWSYDFGGRSNIVELYISYLRKKIDNGREPMIHTLRGAGYVLKPAR is encoded by the coding sequence ATGTGCCGAGCCGACGGCCAACCGGTCAGCGTGCTGGTTGTGGACGACGAACCCGTGCTGGCCGAGATGGTATCGATGGCCCTGCGCTATGAGGGCTGGAATATCACGACCGCCGCGGATGGCTCGTCGGCTATCGCCGCCGCCCGTACTGAGCGGCCCGATGTCGTGGTGTTGGACGTGATGTTGCCCGATATGAGCGGTTTGGACGTACTGCACAAGTTACGCAAAGAGAATCCTCACCTGCCGGTGTTGCTGCTGACTGCCAAGGATGCCGTCGAAGACCGGATCGCCGGGTTGACGGCCGGCGGCGATGACTACGTCACCAAGCCTTTCAGCATCGAGGAGGTAGTGCTGCGGCTGCGAGCGCTATTGCGGCGCACCGGGGTAACAACGGTGGACAGCGGCGCGCAGCTCGTGGTCGGAGATCTGGTTCTCGACGAGGACAGTCATGAGGTGACCCGCGCGGGCGAACTTATCGCGTTGACCTCCACCGAATTCGAACTGCTGCGGTTCATGATGCGCAACTCCAAACGAGTGCTGAGCAAGGCGCAGATCCTGGATCGGGTATGGAGCTATGACTTCGGCGGCCGGTCCAACATCGTTGAGCTCTACATTTCCTACCTGCGCAAGAAGATCGACAACGGCCGCGAACCCATGATTCACACGCTGCGTGGCGCAGGCTATGTCCTCAAGCCGGCCCGCTAG
- a CDS encoding sensor histidine kinase, with amino-acid sequence MSSSRPASSPRFWSLRLRLLIGQVVVLAVVCVGITVATELALRHHLVAQLDNQLAGTSYRSSLMNPEGHRWWWRHIKPRHMSGPGPRFLDAPGQPAGMVGAVVDDGKTAEAGYLTGSGARAEVSAAAQAQLAAIADSRTPRTLDLDGLGRYRVVAAPSRHGDEVIVTGLSMSNVDTTMFRILIIFGIVTAIALAAATTAGVVIIKRALAPLRRVAQTAREVADLPLDRGEVELPVRVPEPEANPYTEVGQLGSAVNRMLDHIATALSTRQASETRVRQFVADASHELRTPLAAIRGYTELTQRMGDDREAVAQAMSRVASETERMTRLVEDLLLLARLDSGRPLEREPVDLSRLAVDAVSDAHIAGPDHQWELDLPAEPVVVPGDAARLHQVVANLLANARIHTGAGTVVTTRLSTEPAHTVLQVIDNGPGIPAELQSEVFERFARGDSSRSRRGGSTGLGLAIVSAVVRAHHGTITLNSAPGHTEFAVRLPLNGWQPPASSVG; translated from the coding sequence ATGTCCTCAAGCCGGCCCGCTAGCAGTCCGCGATTTTGGTCGCTTCGGCTGCGGTTGTTGATCGGCCAGGTGGTGGTCCTCGCCGTCGTGTGTGTCGGCATCACCGTGGCAACCGAACTGGCGCTGCGCCATCACTTGGTGGCACAGCTCGACAATCAGTTGGCCGGAACGTCGTACCGCTCCTCGCTGATGAACCCGGAGGGACACCGGTGGTGGTGGCGGCACATCAAGCCTCGCCACATGTCAGGCCCTGGACCAAGATTCCTGGATGCCCCGGGACAGCCGGCCGGTATGGTTGGCGCGGTCGTCGACGATGGCAAGACGGCCGAGGCCGGCTACCTGACCGGCAGTGGAGCCCGGGCCGAGGTGAGTGCAGCCGCGCAGGCACAGCTGGCGGCCATCGCCGACAGCCGCACGCCGAGGACTCTGGACCTCGACGGCTTGGGCCGATACCGCGTTGTGGCCGCGCCGAGCCGGCACGGAGACGAAGTGATTGTCACCGGTCTGTCGATGTCGAACGTGGACACCACCATGTTTCGGATCTTGATCATCTTCGGCATCGTCACCGCGATTGCATTGGCCGCCGCAACAACGGCCGGTGTCGTCATCATCAAGCGTGCGCTGGCGCCGCTGCGGCGCGTTGCGCAAACCGCAAGGGAAGTCGCTGATCTGCCGTTGGACCGCGGCGAGGTCGAACTTCCGGTCCGGGTGCCCGAACCGGAAGCAAACCCGTATACGGAAGTGGGCCAACTCGGTTCGGCGGTGAATCGGATGCTCGACCACATCGCAACCGCACTGTCGACCCGGCAGGCAAGTGAAACTCGAGTGCGCCAGTTCGTTGCCGATGCGAGCCACGAATTGCGCACCCCGCTGGCCGCGATCCGTGGCTACACCGAACTCACACAGCGCATGGGTGACGACCGTGAGGCGGTGGCGCAGGCCATGAGCCGGGTCGCATCGGAAACCGAGCGGATGACTCGCCTCGTCGAGGACCTTTTGTTGCTTGCCCGGCTGGACTCGGGCCGTCCGCTGGAACGCGAACCCGTGGACCTATCCCGGCTGGCGGTCGACGCGGTCAGCGATGCACACATCGCCGGTCCAGATCACCAGTGGGAACTCGACCTGCCGGCCGAGCCGGTGGTGGTCCCCGGTGATGCGGCACGGCTACATCAGGTGGTAGCCAATCTGCTTGCCAACGCCCGGATCCACACCGGCGCCGGCACCGTCGTGACCACGCGGCTAAGCACCGAACCGGCGCACACCGTGTTACAGGTGATCGACAACGGGCCTGGCATTCCGGCAGAGCTGCAATCGGAGGTGTTCGAGCGGTTCGCCCGTGGGGATTCGTCCCGTTCGCGCAGAGGCGGCAGCACCGGGTTGGGCTTGGCGATCGTCTCCGCTGTGGTCAGGGCCCATCACGGGACTATCACGCTCAATAGCGCGCCCGGTCATACCGAGTTTGCGGTGCGGTTGCCGCTCAATGGGTGGCAACCGCCCGCATCCTCGGTCGGTTAG
- a CDS encoding histidine phosphatase family protein, which produces MQLLLVRHALPLRSEHGQGADPQLSEAGLAQVARLPEALVRFPISRVVSSPQRRAIQTAEPVAAARELPVEIDDRFAEYDRDLPVYIPVEQIREENPQEWARMAQGQLPSAVDEDGFRARVRAAIEDVVGAAGPEDTVAAFSHGGVINVVLHDILGTARLLSFPIDYASVTRLLFSRTGQATVAAVNTTEHVWDLLPRNQRW; this is translated from the coding sequence ATGCAACTGCTTCTGGTCCGGCACGCGTTGCCCCTGCGCAGCGAACATGGCCAGGGAGCTGACCCGCAGCTATCGGAAGCCGGTTTGGCGCAGGTAGCGCGCCTGCCCGAGGCGCTGGTCCGGTTTCCGATCTCCCGGGTGGTGAGCAGCCCGCAGCGCCGCGCGATCCAGACCGCCGAACCGGTCGCGGCGGCGCGTGAGTTGCCCGTCGAGATCGATGATCGCTTCGCCGAGTATGACCGCGATCTGCCGGTGTACATCCCCGTCGAGCAGATCCGCGAGGAAAACCCCCAGGAATGGGCGCGCATGGCCCAGGGGCAGCTGCCCAGCGCCGTCGATGAAGACGGCTTTCGGGCGCGGGTGCGCGCGGCCATCGAAGACGTGGTCGGCGCCGCCGGCCCGGAGGACACCGTGGCGGCGTTTAGCCACGGCGGTGTCATCAACGTGGTGCTGCATGACATTTTGGGGACCGCACGCCTGTTGTCGTTTCCGATCGACTACGCCTCGGTGACCCGGCTGCTGTTCTCCCGGACCGGCCAGGCGACCGTCGCGGCGGTCAACACGACCGAACACGTGTGGGATCTGTTACCGCGCAACCAGCGGTGGTAG
- a CDS encoding SDR family NAD(P)-dependent oxidoreductase, with amino-acid sequence MSYAERLFDLTDRVMLITGGSRGLGREMAFAAAHCGADVVIASRNMDNCVATARAIESETGRAAMPYQVHVGRWEQLDGLVEASYDRFGRVDTLINNAGMSPLYDKLTDVTEKLFDAVVNLNLKGPFRLSALVGERMVAAGRGSIINVSSAGSLRPSPDIIPYAAAKAGLNAMTEGLARAFGPTVRVNTLMAGPFLTDVSKAWNLERATTNPFGHLALRRAGNPPEIIGAALFLASDAASFTTGSILRADGGIP; translated from the coding sequence ATGAGTTACGCTGAGCGGCTTTTCGACCTCACCGACCGGGTGATGCTGATTACCGGCGGCAGCCGCGGCCTGGGCCGGGAGATGGCCTTTGCGGCCGCCCACTGTGGCGCCGACGTGGTGATAGCCAGCCGTAACATGGACAACTGCGTGGCCACCGCCAGGGCGATCGAGTCCGAAACCGGCAGGGCCGCAATGCCTTATCAGGTACACGTGGGTCGTTGGGAGCAGCTCGACGGATTGGTCGAGGCCAGCTACGACCGGTTCGGCAGGGTCGACACCTTGATCAACAACGCGGGCATGTCACCGCTGTACGACAAGTTGACCGATGTCACCGAGAAGCTGTTCGATGCGGTGGTCAACCTCAACCTCAAGGGCCCGTTTCGGCTCTCGGCGTTGGTCGGTGAGCGGATGGTGGCCGCCGGGCGCGGGTCCATCATCAACGTCAGTTCGGCGGGCTCGCTGCGGCCAAGTCCCGACATCATTCCCTACGCCGCGGCCAAGGCCGGGCTCAACGCCATGACGGAAGGCCTTGCGCGCGCGTTCGGGCCGACCGTTCGGGTCAACACCTTGATGGCCGGCCCATTCTTGACCGACGTCAGCAAGGCCTGGAACCTCGAGCGGGCCACCACGAACCCGTTTGGGCACCTCGCGCTGCGGCGTGCCGGCAATCCACCCGAAATTATCGGCGCGGCACTGTTTTTAGCTTCCGATGCCGCAAGTTTCACCACCGGCTCGATCCTGCGCGCCGACGGCGGAATTCCCTAA
- a CDS encoding MmcQ/YjbR family DNA-binding protein, with the protein MADRPARVADVHRIAASMPHVKRLEGPKGNPVYQVGGKSFVFFRTPQPDAADPVTGQRYADVIMLWVESESDKLALTQDPASPFFTTAHFDGHPSVLVRASRLAEIGTTELAELIQDAWLSRASKKRGAAWLDTQKP; encoded by the coding sequence ATGGCTGACAGACCCGCCCGGGTCGCCGATGTGCATCGGATTGCTGCGTCGATGCCGCACGTCAAGCGATTGGAAGGACCGAAGGGGAATCCCGTCTACCAGGTGGGTGGCAAGTCGTTCGTGTTCTTTCGTACGCCGCAGCCCGATGCCGCCGATCCGGTCACCGGCCAACGATACGCCGACGTGATCATGTTGTGGGTGGAGTCAGAGAGCGACAAACTGGCGCTGACCCAAGACCCTGCCTCGCCATTTTTCACCACGGCCCACTTCGATGGCCATCCGTCGGTTCTGGTGCGGGCCAGTCGATTGGCTGAGATCGGTACGACGGAATTGGCTGAGCTGATTCAGGATGCCTGGCTGTCCCGCGCTTCCAAGAAGCGGGGAGCGGCATGGCTTGACACCCAGAAACCGTAG
- a CDS encoding NADPH:quinone oxidoreductase family protein — protein MRAVICRAYGPPEGLQIVDVTDPVPGPGQLLVRVSVAAVNFPDVLLIAGKYQIRIPVPFTPGSELAGEVLAAGDGAPFSPGQRVYGATAIGAFAELALLDAASATLVPDEVDLASAAAFGVTYRTAYHALRSIAQVSAGDWVVVLGAAGGVGLAAVDLAVAMGARVLAAASNPEKLELCAQRGALAVVDYNREELKSRIRELTGDSTRVVIDPVGGQYSEPALRGLARGGTFVTLGYAAGTIPAIPLNLVLLKGITVRGMEIRTFMTDRPAEATRDLAELSQMFADGTIRPHIGARFPLADAPAALRYVAERKVLGKVVIDVP, from the coding sequence ATGCGCGCGGTCATCTGCCGCGCCTACGGCCCCCCGGAGGGCCTGCAGATCGTCGACGTCACCGATCCGGTCCCCGGTCCCGGTCAACTGCTGGTGCGCGTCTCGGTTGCGGCGGTGAACTTTCCCGACGTGCTGCTGATCGCCGGTAAGTATCAGATCCGGATTCCGGTGCCGTTCACCCCCGGCAGCGAGCTGGCCGGCGAGGTGCTGGCCGCCGGCGACGGCGCGCCCTTTAGTCCGGGCCAACGGGTCTACGGGGCCACCGCCATCGGGGCGTTCGCCGAGCTGGCACTACTGGATGCGGCCTCGGCAACGCTCGTTCCCGACGAAGTCGACCTGGCCTCTGCCGCCGCGTTCGGCGTGACCTACCGGACCGCGTATCATGCGCTGCGCTCAATTGCCCAGGTCTCGGCGGGCGATTGGGTGGTGGTATTGGGTGCCGCCGGCGGCGTGGGCCTGGCCGCGGTCGATCTTGCGGTGGCCATGGGTGCCCGCGTACTGGCCGCCGCGTCCAACCCGGAGAAGCTGGAGTTGTGTGCGCAACGCGGGGCGCTAGCCGTCGTCGACTACAACCGGGAGGAGCTCAAGTCCCGCATCCGCGAGCTCACCGGGGACAGCACGCGGGTGGTCATCGACCCCGTCGGCGGCCAGTATTCGGAGCCGGCCCTACGCGGCCTTGCCCGCGGCGGCACGTTTGTCACTCTCGGTTACGCCGCCGGCACAATACCGGCCATCCCCCTCAATCTGGTGCTGCTCAAGGGCATCACCGTGCGCGGCATGGAGATCCGTACCTTCATGACCGATCGTCCGGCCGAAGCCACCCGTGACCTGGCTGAACTGTCCCAGATGTTCGCCGACGGGACCATCCGACCCCACATCGGTGCGCGATTCCCCCTGGCCGACGCCCCTGCCGCGCTGCGCTACGTGGCCGAGCGCAAGGTGCTGGGCAAGGTGGTTATCGACGTGCCGTGA
- a CDS encoding lipoprotein LpqH — protein MKRGLTVAVAGAAILVAGLSGCSSNKSTTSSSGTSSTGATSASTGGGSGASGTKVTIDGQDQHVTGSVVCTTAAGNVNIAIGGAATGIAAVLTDANPPEVKSVGLGNVNGVTLGYTSGTGQGKAEASKDGSTYKITGTATGVDMANPMSPVNKPFEIDVTCP, from the coding sequence GTGAAGCGTGGACTGACGGTCGCAGTAGCCGGAGCGGCGATTTTGGTCGCGGGTCTTTCCGGATGTTCGAGCAACAAGTCGACCACGAGCAGTAGCGGGACCTCAAGCACAGGCGCGACATCGGCAAGCACGGGAGGTGGCAGCGGCGCCTCCGGAACAAAGGTCACCATCGACGGCCAGGACCAACACGTAACCGGCTCAGTTGTCTGCACGACGGCCGCCGGCAATGTCAACATCGCAATCGGTGGGGCGGCCACCGGCATCGCCGCGGTGCTCACCGACGCCAACCCGCCCGAGGTGAAGTCCGTCGGGCTGGGCAATGTCAACGGTGTGACGCTTGGCTACACATCCGGCACCGGCCAGGGCAAAGCCGAGGCAAGCAAGGACGGCAGCACCTACAAGATCACCGGCACGGCCACCGGGGTGGACATGGCCAACCCGATGTCTCCGGTGAATAAGCCGTTCGAAATCGACGTCACCTGCCCCTGA